Part of the Labilibaculum antarcticum genome, AAAGATATACCGAGATCGTATTTGATAGGGAAAAGAACGAGGTAAACTCTACACGTTCTGGAATTCATAAAGTCCCGGAAGGAATACATGATATATTATCAGCTTTTTACTTTGCCAGAGCCAATCATTTCAATTCAAATTTAAAAGTTGGTCAAGTTGTAAAAATTCAAACTCACTTTTCAGATGAATTATTTCTTCTTCAGTTTCGATTTATGGGATACGAAACAATTAACAGTAAAATTGGAGACATAAAATGCTACAAGTTTATTCCGATTGTGGCAACAGGCAGAGCATTTAAAGACGAAGATGACATGACGATTTGGGTATCAGCCGATGCAAACCGAATTCCTGTTCGTGTACAATTCGATCTTTTCATTGGCTCTTTGCGTTGCGACTTGACAAACTTTTCGGATTTCTCGTATGATTCAATCATCGATAACGACTAATTTACTTCTGCTTTTGCGGTATCTATTTCAAACAAAGCCTCGTAATATTTCAGTATATTAATTGTTTAGCCTATTTTTGCAAATCTCAATAGGGAAAACTTTTTCTTTCGTTAAAAATGATTTTTAAAAATTAATATTATATCATGGCATCTACCACAGATTTTAAAAATGGAATGTGTATTCAGTACAAAGGAGATTTATATACCATTACACAATTCCAACATGTAAAACCAGGTAAAGGTCCTGCCTTCGTTAGAACAAAACTGAAAAATGTTAAAACAGGTAAGGTTATTGATAATACGTTTAACTCTGGTGTGAAAATTGACATCGCTCGTATTGAAAGACGCCCTCATCAATTTCTTTACAAAGATGACATGGGGTACAATTTAATGCATACAGAAACATATGAGCAAATTGCTTTAGCTGAAGAATTGTTTAATTCACCTGATCTTTTAAAAGAAGGTGATACTGTTGAAGCTGTTTTTCATGCAGATACGGAAACACCATTGTATGTTGATCTTCCTGCTCATGTAGTAATGGAAGTTACTTATACAGAACCAGGCTTGCGCGGAGATAGTTCATCGACTTCTTCTTTGAAACCTGCAACTGTTGAAACTGGTGCTACTATTATGGTTCCATTATTTATTAACACTGGCGATTTAATTAAAATTGACACACGTGACCGTTCTTATTCTGAACGCGTAAAAGCATAGTTTTTCATAAACTCATCATCAAAAAAGGATTCTTTATGGAATCCTTTTTTTTTTTTAGTTTTCTCATTGGCTGGTGATTTGATAATTCCTAAATTAGCATAGAACATAAATCCTATATCGTGATTAAGCAACAATCTGTAAATAGTAAATTTAAGCTCAACCTTATTCTCAAAATAACTCAAGCGATTAATGAGAACTTATCGATTGATGAACTTTTAGAGCAGTACAAGAATATTCTGTTTAATGAACTAAAGATTGGGAAAATTGCTGTTTATAAATTTAATAGGCGCTGGGAAAAATTACTCGTATCAGGAATAAGCAAAGAATGTATTGATAAAATCAAGATTGAGAAACATCTCAGTAACTTTTCTGAGATAACTTATATATCAAGGGAATTGCCAGAAGTGTTTTGGTCTTTTGATTTTATTATTCCGGTATTCCATAAGAATTCTGTACTTGCTTACATTCTAATTGGTGATATTGATGAAGAAATGGAGGGAATGAGTCCTGCAATTCGTCACCTTAGCTTCATTCAAACCATTTCTAACATTATTATTGTGGCAATGGAGAACAAACGCCTCTACAAAAAATTACTGATTCAAGAGGCTTTTAAGAAGGAAATGGAATTGGCTTCAAAAATTCAGAGCCTACTAATTCCAAATCAAAGTTCTCTGCCACAAAATCAATATGTTTCTACTTGCGGATATTATCAGCCACATTTTGAAATTGGTGGTGATTATTACGATTTCATCAACTTTAACGATCAGGAATTGGGCTTTTGCATTGGTGACGTTTCGGGAAAAGGAATTCCTGCGGCTCTAATCATGTCTAATTTCCAGGCTACATTGAGAGCTCTTTTCCGTCCTGAAACTCCACTCGACGAACTCATGGTTCAATTGAATCAAAAAGTGTGTGACAATTCCAGCAGTGAAAAATTCCTAACCTTTTTTATTGGGATTTACAATTACACCACCAGAAAATTAAAATATGTGAATGCCAGCCATCACCCACCACTTCTTTACAATTTTGAAAAAGGGGAAACTACACTTTTAAAAATAGGATGTATTGGTTTGGGGATGCTTGATGAAATTCCAGCCATATCAGTTGGCGAAATCACCATAAATGAGCATTCAAAATTACTTTGTTATACCGATGGATTAATAGAATTGGAACGAAATGATCAAATGGAAGTCGGTGTTCAGTTCTTAACAAATATGTTTGCCACACAAAAAAGTATCGAGGATACCTTTACCGATTTGAAACATCATATTGATATTGGGAAAAAGAACAAAGCCGTAATTGATGACATATCGCTATTCGGCATAGAATTTAAATCTCCACAAATGTAAAAAGGATCGGCTAATGCCGATCCTTTTCAAATTTGAATAAGTTCTTATTATTCTATTTCAAACGATATATCTTTTGTAGTTGACTTACCTGCAGTATCTTTAACTGTAACAGATAATTTATAGGCTCCAGGCTTAGCAATATCAGTAACTGCAATATTAAAGCTTATTATTTTGGAAGCT contains:
- a CDS encoding PP2C family protein-serine/threonine phosphatase, which produces MIKQQSVNSKFKLNLILKITQAINENLSIDELLEQYKNILFNELKIGKIAVYKFNRRWEKLLVSGISKECIDKIKIEKHLSNFSEITYISRELPEVFWSFDFIIPVFHKNSVLAYILIGDIDEEMEGMSPAIRHLSFIQTISNIIIVAMENKRLYKKLLIQEAFKKEMELASKIQSLLIPNQSSLPQNQYVSTCGYYQPHFEIGGDYYDFINFNDQELGFCIGDVSGKGIPAALIMSNFQATLRALFRPETPLDELMVQLNQKVCDNSSSEKFLTFFIGIYNYTTRKLKYVNASHHPPLLYNFEKGETTLLKIGCIGLGMLDEIPAISVGEITINEHSKLLCYTDGLIELERNDQMEVGVQFLTNMFATQKSIEDTFTDLKHHIDIGKKNKAVIDDISLFGIEFKSPQM
- the efp gene encoding elongation factor P, with amino-acid sequence MASTTDFKNGMCIQYKGDLYTITQFQHVKPGKGPAFVRTKLKNVKTGKVIDNTFNSGVKIDIARIERRPHQFLYKDDMGYNLMHTETYEQIALAEELFNSPDLLKEGDTVEAVFHADTETPLYVDLPAHVVMEVTYTEPGLRGDSSSTSSLKPATVETGATIMVPLFINTGDLIKIDTRDRSYSERVKA
- a CDS encoding DUF3108 domain-containing protein, translated to MYKFSLSILLIFVSHTISLADFPIKDSEKGENLRYIIHYGIIRGGKASLKVRIENIDGQDLYHATLTGKTVGLFNTLYKVKDTYESFISPETLLPVKAIRDIREGNYKRYTEIVFDREKNEVNSTRSGIHKVPEGIHDILSAFYFARANHFNSNLKVGQVVKIQTHFSDELFLLQFRFMGYETINSKIGDIKCYKFIPIVATGRAFKDEDDMTIWVSADANRIPVRVQFDLFIGSLRCDLTNFSDFSYDSIIDND